In Pseudomonas nunensis, a single window of DNA contains:
- the tadA gene encoding tRNA adenosine(34) deaminase TadA produces MRQIRPAAIIDRSRDRDFMREALALAAQGAALGEVPVGAVLVQDGEIIGRGFNCPISGNDPSAHAEMVAIRAAALAASNYRLPGSTLYVTLEPCSMCAGLIVHSRIARVVYGALEPKAGIVQSQGEFFTQGFLNHRVLFEGGVLAEECGAVLSEFFKARRAKPAE; encoded by the coding sequence ATGCGCCAGATTCGTCCCGCCGCGATCATCGACCGCAGCCGCGACCGCGACTTCATGCGCGAAGCGCTGGCCCTTGCCGCCCAAGGCGCGGCCCTCGGCGAAGTGCCGGTAGGCGCGGTGCTGGTGCAGGACGGGGAAATCATCGGTCGCGGCTTCAACTGCCCGATCAGTGGCAACGACCCCAGCGCCCACGCCGAAATGGTCGCAATCCGCGCCGCCGCCCTGGCCGCCAGCAACTATCGCCTGCCCGGCAGCACCCTCTACGTGACCCTGGAGCCGTGCAGCATGTGCGCCGGCCTGATCGTGCATTCGCGCATCGCACGGGTGGTGTACGGCGCGCTGGAGCCCAAGGCCGGGATTGTGCAGAGTCAGGGAGAGTTTTTTACCCAGGGCTTCTTGAATCACCGGGTGTTATTTGAAGGCGGGGTGTTGGCCGAAGAGTGTGGCGCGGTGCTGAGCGAATTCTTCAAGGCCCGAAGAGCCAAACCCGCCGAGTAG
- the cmoB gene encoding tRNA 5-methoxyuridine(34)/uridine 5-oxyacetic acid(34) synthase CmoB produces the protein MIDLSPLARRLAGTPLAEWANTLQAQLDKKMEKGHGDLERWQSALDALPKIQPSEVDLLNGLTLDNDCDDATRAQMRTALMGLSPWRKGPFDLFGVHVDTEWRSDWKWSRVAPHLDLKGKRILDVGCGNGYYMWRMLGAGADSVIGVDPNWLFFCQFQAVQRYLSEPNAWHLPFPFEDLPPNMEGFDTVFSMGVFYHRRSPIEHLLALKDCLVKGGELVLETLVIEGDQQQVLVPEDRYAQMRNVWFLPSVPALELWLRRAGFTDVRCVDVSVTTVEEQRGTEWMKYQSLSDFLDPEDHSKTIEGLPAPMRAVIVARK, from the coding sequence ATGATTGATCTGTCCCCCCTCGCCCGCCGTCTGGCTGGCACTCCACTGGCCGAATGGGCCAACACCCTGCAAGCGCAACTCGACAAGAAAATGGAAAAGGGTCACGGGGACCTGGAGCGCTGGCAAAGCGCGCTGGACGCCTTGCCGAAGATCCAGCCGAGTGAAGTGGATTTGCTCAATGGCCTGACGCTGGACAACGATTGCGACGATGCAACCCGCGCGCAGATGCGTACCGCGCTGATGGGCCTGTCGCCGTGGCGCAAAGGGCCGTTCGATTTGTTCGGCGTGCACGTCGACACCGAATGGCGCTCGGACTGGAAATGGTCGCGGGTGGCGCCACATCTGGACTTGAAGGGTAAACGCATCCTCGATGTCGGCTGCGGCAATGGCTACTACATGTGGCGCATGCTCGGCGCCGGGGCCGACAGCGTGATTGGCGTCGATCCGAACTGGCTGTTCTTTTGCCAGTTCCAGGCGGTGCAGCGTTACCTGTCCGAACCGAATGCCTGGCACCTGCCGTTCCCGTTTGAAGACCTGCCGCCGAACATGGAAGGCTTCGACACCGTGTTTTCCATGGGCGTGTTTTATCACCGCCGCTCGCCGATCGAGCATTTGCTGGCGCTGAAGGATTGCCTGGTCAAGGGCGGCGAACTGGTGCTGGAGACGCTGGTGATCGAAGGTGATCAGCAACAGGTATTGGTGCCGGAAGACCGTTATGCGCAGATGCGCAACGTGTGGTTCCTGCCGTCGGTGCCGGCGCTGGAATTGTGGCTGCGGCGCGCCGGTTTCACCGATGTTCGCTGTGTGGATGTCAGCGTGACCACCGTCGAAGAACAGCGCGGGACGGAGTGGATGAAGTATCAGTCGTTGAGCGACTTCCTCGATCCAGAGGATCACAGCAAGACAATTGAAGGGCTGCCTGCGCCGATGCGGGCGGTGATCGTCGCTCGCAAATAA
- the cmoA gene encoding carboxy-S-adenosyl-L-methionine synthase CmoA, which yields MPAFSTYVAGTAVSKEPDRLFAQPLAQVPDFAFNEDVVRVFPDMIKRSVPGYPTIVENLGVLAAQFAQPNSVLYDLGSSLGAVTQALRRHVRTDGCRVIAVDNSAAMVERCREYLNGQDSMFQELLPVEVIEGDILALDFQPASVVALNFTLQFIAPEQRTALLSRIRQSLLPGGALILSEKLRFNDLEEHALLTDLHVAFKRANGYSELEIAQKRSAIENVMKPDSLEEHRERLLAAGFSKVVPWFQCLNFASLIALP from the coding sequence ATGCCGGCCTTTTCCACCTATGTCGCTGGAACCGCCGTGAGCAAAGAACCCGATCGCCTTTTCGCCCAGCCTTTGGCCCAGGTGCCTGACTTCGCCTTTAACGAGGATGTGGTGCGGGTGTTCCCGGACATGATCAAGCGCTCGGTGCCGGGTTATCCGACCATCGTCGAAAACCTCGGTGTGCTCGCTGCGCAATTCGCCCAGCCCAACAGCGTGCTCTACGACCTCGGCTCGTCCCTCGGCGCCGTGACCCAGGCCCTGCGTCGTCATGTGCGCACCGACGGTTGCCGCGTTATTGCTGTGGATAACTCGGCGGCGATGGTCGAGCGCTGCCGCGAATACCTCAACGGTCAGGACTCGATGTTCCAGGAATTGCTGCCGGTTGAAGTGATCGAAGGCGACATCCTCGCCCTCGACTTCCAGCCTGCCTCGGTGGTGGCGCTTAACTTCACCCTGCAATTCATCGCTCCGGAGCAGCGCACCGCATTGCTCTCGCGCATTCGCCAATCGTTGTTACCGGGCGGTGCGTTGATCCTGTCTGAGAAGCTGCGCTTCAACGATCTGGAAGAACACGCGTTGCTCACCGACCTGCACGTCGCGTTCAAACGCGCCAACGGCTACAGCGAATTGGAAATCGCCCAGAAGCGCAGCGCCATCGAAAATGTCATGAAGCCCGACAGCCTCGAAGAACACCGCGAACGCCTGTTGGCCGCCGGGTTCTCGAAAGTCGTGCCGTGGTTCCAGTGTCTTAACTTTGCCTCGTTGATTGCCTTGCCATGA
- a CDS encoding lysoplasmalogenase, with protein sequence MGWLILALMGAVTFLYGLSVHAALLCLLVKPLPVLALLGWLHDAPPTEYRRWISLGLIFSLVGDVLLAWPGDLFVFGLGAFLVAHLAYLKAYLSDCRRLALLPLVLALGVGAVLLGILISHGLGPLLAPVIVYGVAISAMLWRALARLGSDVPQRSALLAAAGAVAFVFSDSVIGISRFVMPFEAAPYVIILSYWVGQWGITASAFGPEPR encoded by the coding sequence GTGGGCTGGCTGATCCTGGCGCTGATGGGCGCGGTGACCTTTCTTTACGGGCTAAGCGTTCACGCTGCGCTGCTCTGCCTGTTGGTCAAACCGCTGCCCGTATTGGCCCTGCTCGGCTGGTTGCACGACGCGCCGCCCACCGAATATCGGCGCTGGATCAGCCTTGGTCTGATTTTCTCCTTGGTCGGCGACGTTCTCCTGGCATGGCCGGGGGATTTGTTTGTGTTTGGGCTGGGGGCGTTTTTGGTCGCGCATCTGGCGTATCTGAAAGCGTACTTGAGCGATTGCCGGCGCTTGGCGTTGTTGCCGTTGGTCTTGGCACTCGGGGTTGGTGCGGTGCTGTTGGGGATTTTGATTTCCCATGGACTCGGGCCGTTGCTGGCGCCGGTGATTGTGTACGGCGTGGCGATCAGCGCGATGCTCTGGCGCGCATTGGCCAGGCTCGGCAGCGATGTGCCCCAGCGCTCGGCGTTGCTGGCGGCGGCGGGTGCGGTGGCGTTTGTATTTTCCGATAGCGTGATCGGGATCAGTCGGTTTGTGATGCCGTTCGAGGCCGCGCCTTATGTGATCATCCTGAGTTACTGGGTGGGGCAATGGGGGATTACGGCGTCGGCGTTCGGCCCTGAACCGCGCTGA
- a CDS encoding protease inhibitor I42 family protein — protein MSPTRLLVPLALSLLAACATQTKQNVTVEKQSECPARLNNGQNLILILPSNPTTGYRWAIQDSAGGVLRALSPEVYSNPEDAGLVGSAGISTWRFQSFATGTGRLRLTYSQPWAPEVPAVKTFDCAISVN, from the coding sequence ATGTCCCCTACCCGCCTGTTAGTCCCCCTCGCCCTCTCCCTGCTGGCCGCCTGCGCCACACAGACGAAACAGAACGTGACCGTGGAAAAACAAAGCGAATGCCCGGCCAGGCTGAACAACGGGCAAAACCTGATCCTGATCCTGCCGAGCAACCCGACCACGGGTTATCGCTGGGCGATCCAGGATTCCGCCGGTGGTGTGTTGCGCGCGCTCAGCCCGGAGGTCTACAGCAACCCGGAAGATGCCGGGCTGGTGGGCAGCGCCGGGATTTCGACCTGGCGTTTCCAGTCGTTTGCTACCGGTACTGGCCGTTTGCGCCTGACCTACTCGCAACCGTGGGCGCCGGAAGTCCCGGCGGTGAAAACCTTCGATTGCGCAATCTCGGTTAACTGA
- the lon gene encoding endopeptidase La, with amino-acid sequence MSDQQEFPEDPSDYAETDHIEHHSTGKGLALPGQNLPDKVYIIPIHNRPFFPAQVLPVIVNEEPWAETLDLVSKSDHHSLALFYMDTPQEDPRHFDTGALPEYGTLVKVHHASRENGKLQFVAQGLTRVRIKTWLKHHRPPYLVEVEYPHQPTEPTDEVKAYGMALINAIKELLPLNPLYSEELKNYLNRFSPNDPSPLTDFAAALTSATGGELQEVLDCVPMLKRMEKVLPMLRKEVEVARLQKEISAEVNRKIGEHQREFFLKEQLKVIQQELGLTKDDRSADIEQFEQRLEGKVLPPQAQKRVEEEMNKLSILETGSPEYAVTRNYLDWATSVPWGVYGEDKLDLKHARKVLDKHHAGLDDIKDRILEFLAVGAYKGEISGSIVLLVGPPGVGKTSVGKSIAESLGRPFYRFSLGGMRDEAEIKGHRRTYIGAQPGKLVQALKDVEVMNPVIMLDEIDKMGQSYQGDPASALLETLDPEQNVEFLDHYLDLRLDLSKVLFVCTANTLDSIPGPLLDRMEVIRLSGYITEEKIAIAKRHLWPKQLEKAGVSKGSLSISDSALKALIDGYAREAGVRHLEKELGKLVRKAVVKLIDEPKAVIKIGPKDLEASLGHPVFRNEQVLSGTGVITGLAWTSMGGATLPIEATRIHTLNRGFKLTGQLGDVMKESAEIAYSYVSSNLKSFGGDPKFFDEAFVHLHVPEGATPKDGPSAGVTMASALLSLARNQAPKKGIAMTGELTLTGHVLPIGGVREKVIAARRQKIFELILPEPNRGSFEELPDYLKEGITVHFAKRFADVAKILF; translated from the coding sequence ATGAGCGACCAGCAAGAATTTCCTGAAGACCCGAGCGATTACGCCGAAACAGACCACATCGAACACCATTCCACCGGCAAAGGCCTCGCCCTGCCTGGCCAGAACCTGCCGGACAAGGTTTACATCATCCCGATCCACAATCGCCCGTTCTTCCCGGCCCAAGTGCTGCCGGTGATCGTCAATGAAGAACCGTGGGCGGAAACACTGGACCTGGTAAGCAAATCCGATCATCACTCCTTGGCCCTGTTCTACATGGACACGCCCCAGGAAGATCCGCGTCATTTCGATACGGGCGCATTGCCGGAGTACGGCACGCTGGTCAAGGTGCACCACGCCAGTCGTGAAAACGGCAAATTGCAGTTCGTCGCCCAAGGCCTGACCCGAGTACGAATCAAAACCTGGCTCAAGCACCATCGCCCGCCATACCTGGTGGAAGTCGAGTACCCGCACCAGCCCACCGAGCCGACCGATGAGGTCAAGGCCTACGGCATGGCGTTGATCAACGCGATCAAGGAACTGCTGCCGCTCAACCCGCTGTACAGCGAAGAGCTGAAGAATTACCTCAACCGCTTCAGCCCCAACGATCCATCGCCGCTGACCGACTTCGCCGCCGCCCTGACGTCCGCCACCGGTGGCGAGTTGCAAGAAGTGCTCGACTGTGTGCCGATGCTCAAGCGCATGGAAAAAGTCCTGCCGATGCTGCGCAAGGAAGTCGAAGTTGCGCGCCTGCAAAAAGAAATCTCCGCCGAAGTGAACCGCAAGATCGGCGAGCATCAGCGCGAGTTCTTCCTCAAGGAACAGCTCAAGGTCATCCAGCAGGAACTGGGGCTGACCAAGGATGATCGCAGCGCCGACATCGAGCAGTTCGAGCAACGCCTGGAAGGCAAAGTGTTGCCGCCCCAGGCGCAGAAACGCGTCGAAGAGGAAATGAACAAGCTGTCGATCCTCGAGACCGGTTCGCCGGAGTACGCGGTCACCCGCAACTACCTCGACTGGGCGACTTCGGTGCCGTGGGGCGTGTATGGCGAGGACAAACTCGACCTCAAGCACGCACGCAAGGTGCTGGACAAACACCACGCCGGCCTCGATGACATCAAGGACCGCATCCTCGAATTCCTCGCGGTCGGTGCCTATAAAGGCGAGATCAGCGGCTCCATCGTGCTGTTGGTCGGCCCGCCGGGCGTGGGCAAGACCAGTGTCGGCAAATCCATAGCCGAATCCTTGGGTCGACCGTTCTATCGCTTCAGCCTCGGTGGCATGCGCGACGAGGCCGAGATCAAGGGCCATCGCCGCACGTACATCGGCGCGCAACCGGGCAAACTCGTCCAGGCGTTGAAAGACGTCGAAGTGATGAACCCGGTGATCATGCTCGACGAGATCGACAAGATGGGCCAGAGCTATCAGGGCGACCCGGCCTCGGCGCTGCTGGAAACCCTCGATCCGGAACAGAACGTCGAATTCCTCGACCACTATCTGGACCTGCGTCTGGACCTGTCGAAAGTGCTGTTCGTCTGCACCGCCAACACCCTGGACTCGATCCCCGGCCCGTTGCTCGACCGGATGGAAGTGATTCGCCTGTCGGGTTACATCACCGAAGAAAAAATCGCCATCGCCAAGCGTCACCTGTGGCCGAAACAACTGGAAAAGGCCGGCGTGTCCAAAGGCAGCCTGAGCATCAGCGACAGCGCGTTGAAAGCATTGATCGACGGATATGCCCGTGAAGCCGGGGTGCGCCACTTGGAAAAAGAACTGGGCAAACTGGTGCGCAAAGCTGTGGTCAAGCTGATCGACGAGCCGAAAGCGGTGATCAAGATCGGCCCGAAAGACCTCGAAGCCTCACTCGGACATCCAGTGTTCCGCAACGAGCAAGTGTTGTCCGGCACCGGCGTGATCACCGGGTTGGCATGGACCAGCATGGGCGGCGCGACGCTGCCGATCGAAGCGACGCGGATTCACACGCTCAACCGAGGTTTCAAACTCACCGGGCAATTGGGCGACGTGATGAAAGAGTCGGCGGAAATCGCCTACAGCTACGTCAGCTCCAACCTGAAGTCGTTTGGCGGTGATCCGAAGTTCTTCGACGAAGCCTTCGTCCACCTCCACGTGCCGGAAGGCGCGACCCCGAAAGACGGCCCGAGCGCCGGTGTAACCATGGCCAGCGCCCTGCTGTCCCTGGCCCGCAACCAGGCGCCGAAAAAAGGCATCGCCATGACCGGCGAACTGACGCTGACCGGGCATGTCCTGCCGATTGGCGGGGTGCGCGAGAAAGTGATCGCGGCGCGGCGGCAGAAGATCTTTGAATTGATCCTGCCGGAACCGAATCGCGGCAGCTTTGAGGAATTGCCGGATTACCTGAAAGAAGGGATTACCGTGCACTTCGCCAAGCGTTTTGCGGATGTGGCGAAGATCTTGTTCTGA
- a CDS encoding glucose/quinate/shikimate family membrane-bound PQQ-dependent dehydrogenase, with amino-acid sequence MSTDGALSRSRLLPSLLGILLLLMGLAMLAGGIKLSMLGGSLYYLLAGIGLALTGVLLIAARRAALGLYALVLFASTVWALWEVGLDWWQLVPRLAMLFALGIVMLLPWFRRPLLRTGPAPMGTGALSVAVVLAGAAALASQFTSPGETKGQLDRDSVPGMTNTAPAMPDGDWNSYGRSAHGDRYSPLAQITPENAHKLVPAWTFRTGDIPGPNDPGETTAENTPLKVNGMLYVCTPHSQVIALDPDTGKEIWRFDPKLSTQNAANFKGWAHMTCRGVSYHDDAVYASEQSPTGSASPAAASNACPRRIFLPTADTRLIALNADTGKMCEDFGNKGQIDLSANIGGFAAGGYYSTSPPAVTKDLVVIGGHVTDNVSTDEPSGVIRAFDVHTGKLVWNWDSGNPDDTTPIAEGKTYTRNSPNMWSMFAVDEKLGMLYLPMGNQTPDQFGGARTPESELHAAGLTALDINTGHVKWHFQFTHHDLWDMDVGGQPTLMDLKTADGVKPAVLASTKQGSIYVLDRSTGKAIVPINEVPVPQGAVAGDHTSPTQPKSDLNLMPPPLKERDMWGVTPFDQLICRIDFKSMRYEGPFTPPSLQGSIVYPGNFGVFDWGGISVDPVRQIAFMNPDYMAFKSKLIPAAEIAAQGPRKSETEGVQPNKGAPYGVVLEPLLSPMGLPCQAPAWGYVTAVDLTTSKVIWKHKNGTVRDSSPVPIPLSMGVPSLGGTFTTAGGVAFLSGTLDQYLRAYDVKNGKQLWEGRLPAGAQTTPMTYTGKDGKQYVLVVAGGHGSLGTKQGDYVMAYKLSE; translated from the coding sequence ATGAGCACTGATGGTGCTTTGAGTCGAAGCCGTCTGCTACCGAGCCTGCTCGGTATCCTGCTTCTGCTAATGGGCCTGGCCATGCTGGCCGGCGGTATCAAGCTGAGCATGCTCGGCGGCTCGCTGTATTACCTGCTGGCCGGTATCGGCCTGGCGCTGACCGGCGTGCTGCTGATTGCCGCTCGCCGCGCCGCACTGGGCCTGTACGCACTGGTGCTGTTCGCCAGTACCGTTTGGGCGCTGTGGGAAGTCGGCCTCGACTGGTGGCAACTGGTGCCGCGTCTGGCGATGCTGTTTGCGCTGGGCATCGTCATGTTGCTGCCGTGGTTCCGCCGTCCGCTGTTGCGCACCGGTCCTGCACCGATGGGCACTGGCGCACTGAGCGTCGCGGTTGTACTCGCTGGCGCCGCTGCACTGGCCAGCCAGTTCACCAGCCCGGGTGAAACCAAAGGTCAACTGGACCGCGACAGCGTGCCGGGCATGACCAACACTGCCCCGGCCATGCCGGACGGTGACTGGAATTCCTACGGCCGCAGCGCCCACGGTGATCGTTACTCGCCACTGGCGCAGATCACCCCGGAAAACGCGCACAAGCTGGTTCCAGCCTGGACTTTCCGCACTGGTGACATTCCTGGCCCTAACGATCCGGGCGAAACCACTGCCGAAAACACTCCGCTGAAAGTCAACGGCATGCTCTACGTGTGCACGCCGCACAGCCAAGTGATCGCGCTGGACCCGGACACCGGCAAGGAAATCTGGCGTTTCGATCCGAAGCTCTCCACGCAAAACGCGGCGAACTTCAAGGGTTGGGCGCACATGACCTGCCGTGGCGTGTCGTATCACGATGACGCCGTGTATGCCTCCGAGCAGAGCCCGACCGGCAGCGCCAGCCCGGCTGCCGCCAGCAATGCCTGCCCGCGCCGGATCTTCCTGCCGACCGCGGACACCCGTCTGATCGCCCTGAACGCCGACACCGGCAAGATGTGCGAAGACTTCGGCAACAAAGGCCAGATCGACCTCAGCGCCAACATCGGCGGCTTCGCGGCCGGCGGTTACTACTCCACCTCACCTCCAGCGGTCACTAAAGACCTGGTGGTGATTGGCGGCCACGTGACCGACAACGTTTCCACCGACGAACCAAGCGGCGTTATCCGCGCGTTCGACGTGCACACCGGCAAACTGGTGTGGAACTGGGACAGCGGCAACCCGGACGACACCACGCCGATTGCTGAAGGCAAGACCTACACCCGCAACTCGCCGAACATGTGGTCCATGTTCGCGGTCGACGAAAAACTCGGCATGCTCTACCTGCCGATGGGCAACCAGACCCCGGACCAGTTCGGTGGCGCGCGTACCCCTGAGTCGGAACTGCATGCAGCCGGCCTGACCGCCCTGGACATCAACACCGGGCATGTGAAGTGGCACTTCCAGTTCACTCACCATGACCTGTGGGACATGGACGTCGGCGGCCAGCCAACCCTGATGGACCTGAAAACTGCTGACGGTGTTAAGCCGGCGGTCCTCGCGTCCACCAAGCAAGGCAGCATCTACGTACTGGATCGCAGCACCGGCAAAGCGATTGTGCCGATCAACGAAGTGCCAGTCCCGCAAGGTGCTGTCGCCGGTGATCACACGTCGCCAACCCAACCGAAATCCGACCTCAACCTCATGCCGCCGCCGTTGAAAGAACGCGACATGTGGGGCGTCACCCCGTTCGACCAACTGATCTGCCGGATCGACTTCAAATCCATGCGCTACGAAGGCCCGTTCACCCCGCCATCGTTGCAAGGTTCGATCGTTTATCCAGGCAACTTCGGTGTGTTCGACTGGGGCGGTATCTCGGTTGACCCGGTGCGCCAGATCGCTTTCATGAACCCTGACTACATGGCGTTCAAATCGAAACTGATCCCGGCCGCCGAAATCGCTGCCCAAGGCCCGCGTAAAAGCGAAACCGAAGGCGTGCAGCCGAACAAAGGCGCGCCATACGGCGTGGTCCTGGAACCGCTGCTGTCGCCAATGGGCCTGCCGTGCCAGGCACCGGCCTGGGGTTACGTGACTGCGGTCGACCTGACCACCAGCAAAGTCATCTGGAAACACAAAAACGGCACCGTGCGCGACAGCTCGCCGGTTCCAATCCCGCTGAGCATGGGCGTACCTAGCCTGGGCGGCACGTTCACCACGGCTGGTGGCGTTGCCTTCCTGAGCGGCACCCTCGACCAGTACCTGCGTGCCTATGACGTGAAAAACGGTAAGCAACTGTGGGAAGGCCGCCTGCCAGCAGGCGCCCAAACCACGCCGATGACCTACACCGGCAAGGACGGCAAGCAATACGTGCTCGTCGTTGCCGGCGGCCACGGTTCGCTGGGCACCAAGCAAGGTGACTATGTGATGGCGTACAAACTGTCCGAGTAA
- a CDS encoding carbohydrate porin — protein sequence MPDFPTPRDSAVSTPVSHRKALNLIGGLSAFGLATCVHAAPAFDSDSKWMLGDWNGTRTELSEKGYDFKVDYTGEMGSNLHGGYDHDRTARYSDQFALGTHLDLQKILGWDDAEFQLTITERNGNNISNDRINDPRVGGFTSAQEVWGRGQTWRLTQMWYQQKFFDQKLDVKVGRFGEGEDFNSFPCDFQNLAFCGSQVGNWVGGIWYNWPVSQWAMRVKYHLTPELYAQVGAYEQNPSNLDRGNGFKLSGSGTQGAILPIELVWTPKLNGLPGEYRAGYYYSNAKATDAYKDSNGQPAALSGEAYRSASSKHGVWLGVQQQITSRASDNSRGLSVFANGTMHDKKTNAIDNYVQAGVVYKGLFDARAKDDIGFALARVHVNPAYRKNAEATNQARAIYDYDDPSFLPPQDTEYSAELYYGVHVTNWLTVRPNLQYIRHPGGVDKVDDALIGGIKITSSF from the coding sequence ATGCCTGACTTTCCTACTCCGCGAGACAGCGCTGTCTCCACCCCCGTGTCCCACCGAAAAGCCTTGAACCTGATCGGCGGCCTGAGCGCCTTCGGCCTCGCCACCTGCGTTCACGCGGCCCCGGCTTTCGATAGCGATTCGAAGTGGATGCTCGGCGACTGGAACGGCACGCGCACTGAACTTTCGGAAAAGGGCTACGATTTCAAAGTCGATTACACCGGCGAAATGGGCAGCAACCTGCACGGCGGCTATGACCACGACCGCACTGCGCGCTACAGCGATCAGTTCGCCCTCGGCACGCATCTGGATTTGCAGAAGATCCTTGGCTGGGACGATGCCGAGTTTCAGCTGACTATTACCGAACGCAACGGCAACAACATCAGCAACGACCGGATCAATGATCCACGGGTTGGCGGCTTCACGTCGGCCCAGGAAGTCTGGGGCCGTGGCCAGACTTGGCGCCTGACGCAGATGTGGTATCAGCAGAAATTCTTCGACCAGAAGCTCGATGTCAAGGTCGGCCGCTTTGGCGAAGGTGAAGACTTCAACAGCTTCCCCTGCGACTTCCAGAACCTGGCGTTTTGCGGCTCGCAAGTCGGCAACTGGGTCGGTGGCATCTGGTACAACTGGCCGGTCAGCCAGTGGGCGATGCGGGTCAAATATCACCTGACGCCGGAGTTGTACGCGCAGGTTGGCGCTTATGAGCAGAACCCGTCGAACCTCGATCGCGGCAATGGCTTCAAGCTCAGCGGCAGCGGCACTCAGGGCGCGATTTTGCCGATCGAGCTGGTGTGGACGCCGAAACTGAATGGCCTGCCGGGCGAATACCGCGCCGGTTATTACTACAGCAACGCCAAGGCCACTGACGCCTACAAGGACAGCAATGGCCAGCCCGCCGCCCTGAGTGGCGAGGCCTATCGCAGCGCGTCGAGCAAGCACGGCGTGTGGCTGGGCGTGCAGCAGCAGATCACCAGCCGCGCCAGCGATAACTCGCGTGGCTTGAGCGTGTTCGCCAACGGCACGATGCACGACAAGAAGACCAACGCCATCGACAACTACGTCCAGGCGGGCGTCGTCTACAAAGGTCTGTTCGATGCCCGCGCCAAGGACGACATTGGTTTTGCCCTCGCCCGTGTCCACGTCAACCCGGCCTATCGCAAGAACGCCGAGGCGACCAATCAGGCCCGCGCGATCTACGACTACGACGACCCGTCGTTCCTGCCGCCGCAAGACACCGAATACAGCGCAGAGCTCTATTACGGCGTGCACGTGACCAATTGGCTGACCGTGCGCCCGAACCTGCAATACATCCGCCACCCCGGTGGCGTGGACAAGGTCGATGACGCACTGATCGGCGGGATCAAGATCACCTCGTCCTTCTAA
- a CDS encoding VF530 family DNA-binding protein produces the protein MTEQNNNPLHGVTLEQILNALVEHYEWSGLAERIDIRCFKSDPSIKSSLTFLRKTPWAREKVERLYVKLMRTKRPV, from the coding sequence ATGACCGAACAGAACAACAACCCGCTGCACGGCGTGACTCTGGAACAGATCCTCAACGCCCTGGTTGAACACTACGAGTGGTCGGGGCTGGCCGAGCGTATCGACATCCGCTGCTTCAAGAGTGACCCGAGCATCAAGTCGAGCCTGACGTTCCTGCGCAAAACCCCGTGGGCGCGGGAGAAGGTCGAACGCCTGTACGTGAAGTTGATGCGCACCAAGCGTCCGGTCTGA